One segment of Methanofastidiosum sp. DNA contains the following:
- the lysS gene encoding lysine--tRNA ligase, whose protein sequence is MMHWASTFAERIIAERGEKKEYVCESGVTPSGHCHIGHFREAITTSLVALALKDMGYNSRHIHMWDDYDRFRKVPSNVPANYSEFIGLPDYKVPDPDGCHKSFADHFMEPFEVSLSEAGMKPDFVRASSQYQKGVYKDNIKISLDKREKLIELLNSQRGGEKLASDWYPVSIYCPKCGKDLTKISSFDGMYALSYSCKCGFEEIADIRKANYIKLKWRVDWPSRWAELGVDYEPYGKDHGTQGGSADTGQKIIQEIFEKPPIIGATYEFVSLKGASGKMSSSKGNVVLPSDILSVMEPDVLRYLFVKTKPTKELKIALDLDFLNVYDEFDRVETTYFSDEEINKREKYDKLYEFSNIWGYKTLPAQPSFRFMSVLVQITSDVDKIIKILKKEGHIKAELSETDIERIKTRTKLAANWVKLYAPDMIKFELLPYPPKVELSKEQRDGLKVISDLVQSEDLNDVELHNKIYEIATNIPIEPKILFGAIYQVLIGKESGPKAAAFINALDKEFVVERFRSY, encoded by the coding sequence ATCATGCACTGGGCATCGACTTTTGCTGAGAGAATAATTGCAGAAAGGGGAGAGAAAAAAGAATATGTATGTGAATCTGGGGTTACACCCTCAGGCCACTGTCACATAGGCCACTTTAGGGAGGCCATCACAACAAGCCTTGTAGCGCTTGCACTAAAGGATATGGGATACAATTCCCGGCATATACACATGTGGGACGATTATGACAGGTTTAGAAAGGTTCCTTCAAATGTTCCGGCCAACTATTCTGAATTTATCGGGCTTCCGGACTATAAGGTTCCAGACCCTGACGGATGCCACAAGTCATTTGCCGACCACTTCATGGAACCTTTTGAAGTCTCACTTTCTGAGGCAGGCATGAAGCCTGATTTCGTGAGGGCGTCAAGTCAGTACCAAAAGGGCGTTTACAAAGACAATATCAAAATATCACTTGATAAGAGGGAGAAATTAATCGAGCTATTGAACAGCCAGCGTGGCGGGGAAAAGCTCGCAAGTGATTGGTATCCAGTTTCGATATACTGCCCAAAATGCGGGAAGGACTTAACAAAAATTTCATCTTTTGATGGGATGTACGCTCTAAGCTACTCGTGTAAGTGTGGATTTGAAGAAATAGCCGACATCAGAAAGGCAAACTACATCAAGCTTAAGTGGAGGGTAGACTGGCCATCAAGGTGGGCCGAGTTGGGCGTTGACTATGAGCCTTATGGCAAGGACCACGGTACGCAAGGAGGCAGTGCTGACACAGGGCAGAAGATAATACAGGAGATTTTTGAAAAGCCACCAATAATAGGTGCAACTTATGAATTCGTGTCTTTAAAGGGCGCAAGCGGAAAGATGTCATCTTCTAAGGGCAATGTTGTCCTCCCTTCAGATATCCTTTCAGTCATGGAGCCAGATGTATTGAGGTATCTATTTGTTAAAACAAAACCTACAAAGGAGCTAAAGATTGCTCTAGACCTTGATTTCCTAAATGTTTATGATGAATTTGATAGGGTAGAAACTACCTACTTCAGCGATGAGGAGATCAACAAACGAGAGAAGTATGATAAGCTCTATGAATTCTCTAACATCTGGGGTTACAAGACATTACCAGCACAGCCATCTTTTAGATTTATGTCAGTCCTTGTTCAGATAACTTCTGATGTTGACAAGATTATAAAAATCCTAAAGAAGGAGGGCCACATTAAAGCAGAGCTATCTGAAACAGACATTGAAAGGATTAAAACAAGGACAAAACTTGCAGCAAACTGGGTTAAACTCTACGCCCCCGATATGATTAAATTTGAGCTATTGCCATACCCTCCAAAAGTAGAACTTTCAAAGGAGCAAAGAGATGGGCTAAAAGTAATCTCTGACCTAGTCCAAAGCGAAGACCTAAACGATGTAGAACTTCACAATAAGATTTATGAGATTGCGACAAACATTCCAATAGAGCCAAAAATACTCTTTGGGGCCATATACCAGGTCTTGATTGGCAAAGAGTCAGGCCCCAAAGCCGCAGCGTTCATAAACGCTCTTGATAAAGAGTTTGTAGTTGAAAGATTCAGAAGTTACTGA
- a CDS encoding nucleotidyltransferase domain-containing protein has product MMKEKTVAFHRRKVVYGDEKWQLLSSIRSKALTVMEKILDFQPILYGSVARGDVHKASDIDFFIEHIPETYLLEMALDDIGIKERSIVQATPWHLVKGSITLFTGETVTFPITESKLREIEFYYFGGAIEFDDLRADKRVPGVDKRLILIRPNEEGHIEEEITGREAQVSKLLNISIDIVRERSQVLNRRDKIGRTGVYLNRVLMHDESFEQVLKEICDKDSNVRRRG; this is encoded by the coding sequence ATAATGAAGGAGAAAACAGTCGCATTTCACAGGAGAAAGGTGGTCTATGGCGATGAAAAGTGGCAATTGCTTTCATCTATTAGATCAAAGGCACTTACAGTTATGGAGAAGATCTTAGATTTCCAACCTATTCTCTATGGCTCAGTTGCAAGAGGGGATGTCCACAAGGCATCAGATATTGACTTTTTTATCGAGCATATCCCTGAGACCTACCTACTGGAGATGGCTCTTGACGATATAGGGATTAAGGAGAGGAGCATCGTACAGGCAACGCCATGGCATCTTGTGAAAGGATCAATCACCCTCTTTACCGGAGAAACAGTAACATTCCCTATAACAGAGTCAAAGTTAAGAGAGATTGAGTTTTACTATTTCGGAGGGGCAATTGAATTTGACGACTTAAGAGCTGATAAGAGGGTGCCAGGCGTTGATAAAAGACTCATACTAATCAGGCCAAACGAAGAGGGGCATATAGAGGAAGAGATAACTGGCAGGGAAGCTCAAGTATCAAAGCTACTAAACATTTCAATTGATATAGTGAGGGAGCGCTCCCAAGTCCTCAATAGGAGGGATAAGATAGGCAGGACAGGCGTTTATCTCAATAGAGTTTTAATGCACGACGAGTCTTTTGAGCAAGTTTTAAAAGAGATATGCGATAAAGACTCAAACGTCAGACGGAGAGGTTAA